Proteins from a genomic interval of Rhodothermus marinus:
- a CDS encoding T9SS type A sorting domain-containing protein, which produces MSTFMRKHKIIGWGSLVLLLLLTGLPAQAQWSTRWLAIGRLQSPYLGGGSEPENLAGIDANGTYTWPGHIPGTYWGHWRGLWISARNWRSPDGQTFPVRIEHIGPRFNGVGEYFQDVIKLVYKFDAPEVLVDGQKTFDKPATPDEINPDIPSDAMVENIARTAMGIEVQRRAYQFSNEQHQDYHIIEYVFTNTGNVDEDEEIELPDQTLQDVYFTFFYRNKANAPAGAWDNSHGGSAWGKYTMNDALLPEWEDMPGEQFSERFAQNYDFWKDHAAQYSWLAAVPDQQQFNTLGNPMWYQHQWQAVAADTTGRLGGAAMFGTLTVHADRSASDASHDEMQPSMLDILDSDDADLTSRNDHNDISQMQFERDWLEDGRKNGSGPARYGDQKPPHAWRIQPDGDFARQTAPPQPSEGGYGYVQSFGPYTLGPGESVRIVVAEAIAGLNDKLAYALGRWYKQQVRQLGRDAADQAVFYWNPETNTYCNQGDPGCIGMTKNDWVMTARDSLFQLFDRILEVWNNGMQVPQPPKPPRRFVVTSGTDKITLEWEAYAGEPDPVRWEIWRAQSYYYGLPLPDSSTVYYKIAELPGNARSYTDTEVTRGVEYYYYIQAVGSNGLKSNRYWTQTYQPAVLRRPPGASLDDIRVVPNPYVLEADLGVRFPDRQDKIAFYGLPAEATIRIYTELGELVKVIEHTDGSGDEFWDLTTSSRQVVASGIYFAVITDKATGNQTTRTIVVIR; this is translated from the coding sequence ATGAGCACGTTTATGAGAAAACACAAGATCATCGGCTGGGGGAGCCTTGTTCTCTTGCTGCTCCTGACCGGTCTTCCGGCCCAGGCGCAGTGGAGCACCCGCTGGCTGGCCATCGGTCGGCTCCAGTCGCCCTATCTGGGCGGTGGCTCCGAGCCTGAAAATCTAGCCGGTATTGATGCGAACGGGACCTATACCTGGCCCGGCCATATACCGGGCACGTACTGGGGACACTGGCGGGGCCTCTGGATCAGTGCGCGAAACTGGCGCTCGCCGGATGGCCAGACGTTCCCCGTGCGCATTGAGCATATCGGCCCTCGTTTTAATGGCGTGGGGGAGTACTTTCAGGACGTGATCAAGCTGGTGTACAAGTTTGACGCGCCGGAAGTGCTGGTCGACGGGCAAAAAACCTTTGACAAGCCCGCCACGCCGGATGAAATCAACCCGGATATTCCTTCCGATGCCATGGTCGAAAACATTGCCCGCACGGCCATGGGCATCGAGGTGCAGCGACGGGCCTACCAGTTCAGCAACGAGCAGCACCAGGACTATCACATCATCGAATACGTCTTCACCAACACGGGCAACGTGGACGAGGATGAAGAGATCGAGTTGCCCGATCAGACGCTGCAGGATGTCTATTTCACCTTCTTCTACCGCAACAAGGCCAATGCGCCGGCCGGTGCCTGGGACAACAGCCATGGAGGTTCGGCCTGGGGCAAGTATACGATGAACGATGCGTTGCTGCCCGAATGGGAGGACATGCCGGGCGAGCAGTTCAGCGAGCGTTTTGCGCAGAACTACGATTTCTGGAAAGATCATGCAGCCCAGTACTCGTGGCTGGCGGCCGTGCCAGACCAGCAACAGTTCAACACGCTGGGCAACCCCATGTGGTACCAGCACCAGTGGCAGGCCGTGGCGGCCGACACGACCGGACGACTGGGCGGGGCGGCAATGTTCGGAACGCTGACGGTTCACGCCGATCGGTCGGCTTCGGATGCGTCGCATGATGAAATGCAGCCCAGCATGCTCGACATTCTCGACTCGGACGATGCCGACCTGACCAGCCGCAACGACCACAACGACATCAGCCAGATGCAGTTCGAGCGGGACTGGTTGGAAGACGGTCGTAAGAATGGCAGCGGACCGGCCCGTTACGGCGACCAGAAGCCGCCGCATGCCTGGCGGATTCAGCCCGACGGCGACTTCGCCCGGCAGACGGCGCCGCCACAGCCCAGCGAGGGAGGCTACGGGTACGTGCAGAGCTTCGGCCCCTATACGCTGGGACCGGGCGAGAGCGTACGCATTGTGGTCGCCGAAGCCATTGCCGGCCTGAACGACAAGCTGGCCTACGCGCTGGGGCGGTGGTACAAGCAACAGGTCCGCCAGCTTGGCCGCGACGCCGCCGACCAGGCCGTCTTCTACTGGAATCCGGAGACCAACACCTACTGCAACCAGGGCGATCCGGGCTGCATCGGCATGACCAAGAACGACTGGGTCATGACCGCCCGCGACTCGCTCTTCCAGCTCTTCGACCGGATTCTGGAGGTCTGGAACAACGGTATGCAGGTGCCGCAACCGCCCAAGCCACCGCGGCGCTTTGTGGTGACCTCGGGCACCGACAAGATCACGCTGGAGTGGGAGGCCTATGCCGGTGAGCCGGATCCAGTCAGGTGGGAGATCTGGCGGGCGCAGAGTTACTACTACGGCCTCCCGCTGCCGGATAGCTCGACGGTCTACTACAAGATCGCCGAATTGCCAGGCAATGCCCGCTCCTACACCGATACTGAAGTGACGCGCGGCGTCGAGTACTATTACTACATCCAGGCCGTGGGCAGCAACGGGCTGAAGAGCAACCGGTACTGGACCCAGACCTATCAGCCCGCCGTGCTGCGCCGGCCACCGGGAGCCTCCCTGGATGACATTCGGGTCGTGCCGAACCCCTATGTGCTGGAGGCCGACCTGGGCGTGCGCTTCCCGGACCGACAGGACAAGATCGCCTTCTACGGATTGCCCGCTGAGGCGACCATCCGGATCTACACGGAGCTGGGCGAGCTGGTGAAAGTGATCGAACACACCGACGGCAGCGGCGACGAATTCTGGGACCTGACCACTTCGTCGCGTCAGGTGGTAGCCAGCGGGATCTACTTCGCCGTGATTACCGACAAGGCGACCGGTAATCAGACAACCCGGACCATCGTGGTCATTCGCTGA
- a CDS encoding TonB-dependent receptor plug domain-containing protein: MNYGEEDPFFVHHANPKYRWHRKPQQGAVYLQSKLEFRGLIANLGVRLDYFNPSGEWYVYEPYDRAFTPVIGADEIDQVLSKEPVDKQLTLSPRLGISFPVSENSKLYFNYGHFRQMPDPVPLFEVERISSGAVGRIGNPNLPLQKTVAYELGFEQNLFDMFLLRLAGYYRDVSLQARNINFQSIDGEVNYWVARPWNYGDVRGFEISLAKNRGRWIQGFINYTYMSRKTGNFGFQYNYENPVQQQQYLLTTTDHYQSKPIPEPFARFNLDFVTPDDYGPNYNGFRPLAGWRLSLLGEWRAGQVLTWTGQELVEGISPVRGIEHNVRWKDYYNFDLRLSKTFTTNLGEVQFFMDVTNVFNIRHMNRWSGFTGPDDLRDYLQSLHLPANTFEGLDSPPYQFVPGNDKPGDYRKPGVEFVPIVVCPPAGCTPAVGSNDDPNDPKRPLYYRDGTYYRYNGSDFVEADPDFVKKVLDDKAYIDMPNADFFTFFNPRRVFFGLRVSF; encoded by the coding sequence ATGAATTACGGAGAGGAAGATCCGTTCTTCGTGCATCATGCCAACCCGAAGTACCGCTGGCATCGGAAGCCCCAGCAGGGTGCGGTCTATCTGCAGAGTAAGTTGGAGTTCCGGGGCCTGATCGCCAACCTGGGCGTGCGGCTCGACTACTTCAACCCGAGTGGTGAGTGGTACGTCTATGAACCCTACGATCGGGCCTTTACGCCGGTGATCGGTGCTGATGAGATCGATCAGGTTCTTTCAAAAGAACCGGTTGACAAGCAGCTCACGCTGAGCCCGCGTCTGGGCATCTCCTTCCCGGTCTCGGAAAACAGCAAGCTGTATTTCAACTACGGCCATTTCCGGCAGATGCCCGATCCGGTGCCGCTGTTTGAGGTCGAGCGGATCTCCAGCGGGGCCGTGGGGCGCATCGGCAATCCGAATCTGCCGCTGCAAAAGACCGTCGCCTACGAGCTGGGCTTCGAGCAGAACCTGTTCGACATGTTCCTGCTGCGCCTTGCCGGTTACTACCGCGACGTGTCGCTGCAGGCGCGCAACATCAACTTCCAGAGCATTGACGGGGAGGTGAACTACTGGGTGGCGCGGCCCTGGAATTACGGCGACGTGCGCGGCTTTGAAATCTCCCTTGCCAAAAATCGTGGGCGCTGGATTCAGGGGTTCATCAACTACACCTACATGTCGCGCAAGACCGGGAATTTTGGCTTTCAGTATAACTATGAAAACCCGGTCCAGCAACAGCAGTACCTGTTGACCACGACAGACCACTATCAGAGCAAGCCGATTCCCGAGCCGTTTGCGCGCTTCAACCTGGACTTCGTCACGCCGGACGATTACGGTCCGAACTATAACGGTTTCCGGCCGCTGGCTGGCTGGCGGCTGAGCCTGCTGGGCGAGTGGCGGGCCGGACAGGTGCTTACCTGGACCGGACAGGAGCTGGTCGAAGGGATCAGTCCGGTCCGGGGCATCGAGCACAACGTGCGCTGGAAGGACTATTACAACTTTGACCTGCGTCTGAGCAAGACGTTCACGACGAACCTGGGTGAGGTCCAGTTTTTCATGGACGTGACGAACGTCTTCAACATCCGCCACATGAACCGGTGGAGCGGGTTCACCGGACCGGATGACCTGCGCGACTACCTGCAGTCGCTGCATTTGCCTGCCAATACGTTTGAAGGACTGGACAGTCCGCCCTATCAGTTTGTGCCGGGCAACGACAAGCCGGGAGACTATCGCAAGCCGGGCGTCGAGTTTGTGCCCATCGTGGTGTGCCCGCCTGCTGGCTGCACACCGGCGGTGGGTTCCAACGACGACCCGAACGATCCCAAGCGGCCGCTTTACTACCGGGACGGCACCTACTATCGCTACAACGGCAGCGATTTTGTCGAAGCCGACCCGGACTTCGTGAAGAAGGTGCTGGATGACAAGGCGTACATCGACATGCCGAACGCCGACTTCTTCACCTTCTTCAATCCGCGGCGTGTGTTCTTCGGGCTTCGGGTTTCTTTCTGA
- a CDS encoding TonB-dependent receptor, protein MKRALRILGTLLLVGLWTTGAWAQTGKITGRVVDANTGEPLPGVNVVIDGTTMGATTDIDGYYTIINVRPGTYTLRASFVCYVPQVVENVQVDVGLTTEVNFALQETAIGLQEVVVQATRPIVQPDISASIVNIDAAVIEALPVATDVAQVIGLQPGFEPGLVVRGYGGNQIAFLLDGMNLADPRTNAPFTGVSFTAVEEVQAQTGGFTAEYGNVRSGLINVVMKEPRTNRYTVDLILRYAPPQDKTFDGTPNDADAFWIRPYFDPAVAMIGTDAAWDDWTENQFPDFEGWQAAAAAYPANNDDDPSNDVTPQQLQKAYEWMVRKNNSIDDPDYQIDGTITGPVPGLASYLGNLRFLVSHRRTQTAFVIPQRRPAYRDYTTQAKVVSDITAGAKLELVGLWSKRKGLVRPVSIADGATADMVDGSTPAYPWDGRSYLENMIFTGGEGIEDHVARAAVYGDWVINPMDIDYTLYGAKLTHALTPNIFYEVQVQRVQTDYLTGHIPYRNPDPIVCVTPEPEIRPIDDPACQAPNVIRLNEAPFGYEPKGMQDGLSANGLRIGGHGGAAYDTSKVSRWVFGASLTSQLNRYLQVKGGFELHLSDYELRRGRSVLRASCQPEVPLASEAPAGCGLSAE, encoded by the coding sequence ATGAAACGCGCGCTACGAATCCTGGGCACGCTGCTACTGGTCGGTCTCTGGACGACCGGAGCATGGGCTCAGACCGGTAAGATTACCGGTCGCGTGGTCGATGCCAACACGGGAGAGCCCCTGCCCGGCGTGAACGTGGTCATTGACGGGACCACGATGGGTGCCACGACGGACATCGATGGATACTACACGATTATCAACGTTCGTCCGGGCACCTATACGCTTCGCGCCTCTTTCGTGTGCTATGTGCCGCAGGTAGTCGAGAACGTGCAGGTGGACGTCGGCCTGACCACAGAGGTGAACTTCGCGCTGCAGGAGACGGCCATCGGTTTGCAGGAAGTGGTAGTGCAGGCCACGCGGCCGATCGTGCAGCCGGACATCTCGGCCAGCATCGTCAATATCGATGCGGCGGTGATCGAAGCGCTGCCGGTGGCCACGGATGTGGCGCAGGTCATCGGACTGCAGCCGGGCTTTGAGCCGGGGCTGGTCGTGCGCGGCTATGGCGGCAACCAGATCGCTTTCCTGCTCGACGGCATGAACCTGGCCGATCCGCGCACGAACGCGCCGTTTACGGGCGTCAGCTTCACGGCCGTCGAAGAGGTGCAGGCGCAGACGGGTGGTTTTACGGCCGAGTACGGGAACGTGCGTTCGGGTCTGATCAACGTGGTCATGAAGGAGCCGCGCACGAACCGCTACACGGTCGACCTGATTCTGCGCTATGCGCCGCCGCAGGACAAGACGTTCGACGGTACGCCCAACGATGCCGACGCCTTCTGGATCCGGCCCTACTTCGATCCAGCCGTGGCCATGATTGGCACCGATGCGGCGTGGGATGACTGGACGGAGAACCAGTTTCCGGACTTCGAGGGCTGGCAGGCGGCCGCTGCGGCCTATCCGGCCAACAATGATGATGATCCCAGCAACGACGTAACGCCGCAGCAGCTGCAGAAGGCTTATGAGTGGATGGTTCGGAAGAACAACAGCATCGACGACCCGGACTATCAGATCGATGGAACGATCACCGGGCCGGTGCCGGGGCTTGCGTCCTATCTGGGCAACCTGCGCTTTCTGGTGTCGCACCGGCGTACGCAGACTGCCTTTGTGATTCCACAGCGCCGGCCGGCCTACCGTGACTACACGACGCAGGCCAAGGTGGTCTCCGACATCACGGCCGGCGCCAAGCTGGAACTGGTCGGCCTCTGGTCCAAGCGGAAAGGGCTGGTGCGACCGGTTTCCATCGCCGATGGGGCCACGGCCGACATGGTAGACGGCAGCACGCCAGCCTATCCCTGGGACGGTCGCAGCTATCTGGAAAACATGATTTTCACGGGCGGTGAAGGCATTGAGGACCACGTGGCCCGTGCGGCAGTCTATGGCGACTGGGTCATCAACCCGATGGACATCGACTACACGCTCTACGGCGCCAAGCTCACGCATGCACTGACGCCCAACATTTTCTACGAAGTGCAGGTGCAGCGTGTGCAGACGGACTATCTGACCGGGCACATTCCCTATCGCAATCCCGACCCGATCGTCTGCGTGACGCCGGAGCCGGAAATTCGTCCCATTGACGACCCGGCCTGCCAGGCACCCAACGTCATTCGGTTGAACGAGGCGCCGTTCGGCTACGAGCCCAAGGGTATGCAGGATGGCCTGAGCGCCAACGGTCTGCGCATCGGTGGACACGGCGGCGCGGCCTACGATACCTCGAAGGTGTCCCGCTGGGTTTTCGGAGCTTCGTTGACCAGCCAGCTCAACCGCTACTTGCAGGTGAAGGGCGGTTTTGAACTTCACCTGAGCGATTATGAATTACGGAGAGGAAGATCCGTTCTTCGTGCATCATGCCAACCCGAAGTACCGCTGGCATCGGAAGCCCCAGCAGGGTGCGGTCTATCTGCAGAGTAA
- a CDS encoding PorV/PorQ family protein produces the protein MKRLSYTGVGLLLIGLVLLPQQLHAQDTGPVTEIETKKLAQTGFKFLSVSLDPRAAAMGDALTARDDNASLSLFYNPAGMAYFDRAFHVAFGQTQWINNTDYSYASLAYRPADGQYGVIGLSVMAVSYPEVIKTVFANNEQGYEEQGTYSPSALAIGIGYARAITDRFAVGGHARLARQDLGSAQVGLNGRTESYAKSTIAVDFGVLYRTALQSLTFAMSVRNFSRELTYVEESFELPLSFQIGVTYNLMDLLAPANGMHVLWLNVEAVRPRDYPEQIKVGAEYSFMDLLFLRAGYVNPTDEQGINLGAGLRVGSRNFRIGVDYAYTSFGIFDNVHRLGLQLAF, from the coding sequence ATGAAACGGCTATCCTATACAGGCGTGGGGCTGCTCCTGATCGGCCTTGTGCTGCTGCCGCAGCAGCTCCATGCGCAGGACACCGGGCCGGTTACAGAAATCGAAACCAAGAAGCTGGCCCAGACCGGTTTCAAGTTCCTCAGCGTATCGCTCGACCCGCGTGCGGCTGCTATGGGCGATGCGCTCACAGCCCGCGACGACAACGCTTCACTTTCGCTCTTTTACAACCCGGCCGGTATGGCCTACTTCGACCGAGCCTTCCACGTTGCGTTCGGACAGACGCAGTGGATTAACAACACGGACTACAGCTACGCCAGCCTGGCCTATCGGCCAGCCGATGGCCAGTATGGCGTGATCGGTCTGAGTGTGATGGCCGTGAGTTATCCTGAGGTCATCAAAACCGTTTTTGCCAACAACGAACAGGGCTACGAAGAGCAGGGGACCTACAGCCCCAGTGCCCTGGCCATCGGCATTGGCTATGCGCGGGCCATCACCGACCGCTTTGCCGTCGGGGGCCATGCCCGCCTGGCCCGTCAGGATCTGGGCTCGGCGCAGGTCGGGCTGAACGGTCGCACGGAAAGCTACGCCAAGTCGACCATCGCCGTGGACTTCGGCGTGCTTTACCGGACGGCGCTCCAGAGCCTGACCTTTGCCATGAGCGTGCGCAACTTCTCGCGCGAGCTCACCTACGTGGAGGAGAGCTTCGAGCTGCCGCTGAGTTTCCAGATCGGCGTGACCTACAACCTGATGGACCTACTGGCGCCGGCCAATGGTATGCATGTGCTCTGGCTCAACGTCGAGGCCGTCCGTCCGCGTGACTATCCGGAGCAGATCAAAGTAGGTGCGGAGTATTCTTTCATGGATCTGCTCTTTCTGCGGGCGGGCTACGTGAATCCGACCGATGAGCAGGGGATCAACCTGGGCGCTGGCTTGCGGGTGGGCTCGCGCAATTTCCGGATCGGTGTAGATTATGCCTATACATCGTTTGGTATTTTCGATAATGTACACCGGCTCGGGCTGCAACTGGCTTTCTGA
- a CDS encoding tetratricopeptide repeat protein translates to MQQAWQAFEQGAYRKAIHLVDSLEQQGVRAAALYFLKGRVYLELNHFDAAIQALEQAKAIDPNYPGIDYQLGHAAFLQGRYREALTHYRQALEQVERTSGGNSQQMSQDVREPIYRQIGRTYFLLDSLQVARRFYEKALALDSTQSETYRWLSEVAEVEGQLEDARRYAEKALALDPGHFENLYRFATLLLRTGYPRDAVYFLQEAFRRNPHHRGVNYNLGRALMLLGERKAAQFYLERARQLEEVTSKLEDAKMAAYQYPRNPRRWAELAALYVQTGDYLEARKALDAALFLDPDNLALQNDRANLALLLGDTLDAVRRYYQLLQRDSTLADVWLNLGVVLAAQQQYDAARRAWLQALRYRPNDDTLRRYLAELERRRGS, encoded by the coding sequence ATGCAACAGGCCTGGCAGGCCTTCGAACAGGGAGCTTACCGAAAGGCAATTCATCTGGTCGATAGCCTGGAGCAGCAGGGCGTTCGCGCCGCAGCCCTCTATTTTTTGAAAGGACGCGTTTATCTGGAACTGAATCATTTCGACGCGGCCATCCAGGCGCTGGAACAGGCAAAGGCAATCGATCCGAATTATCCCGGAATCGATTATCAGCTCGGACATGCAGCGTTTTTGCAGGGGCGTTACCGGGAAGCCCTTACGCATTACCGACAAGCACTGGAACAGGTGGAGCGGACTTCTGGGGGGAATTCTCAACAGATGAGCCAGGATGTCCGGGAGCCGATCTATCGCCAGATCGGTCGCACCTATTTCTTATTGGACAGCCTGCAGGTGGCCCGCCGCTTCTATGAGAAGGCCTTGGCGCTCGACTCCACGCAGAGCGAAACCTACCGCTGGCTGTCGGAGGTGGCCGAGGTCGAAGGGCAGTTGGAGGATGCCCGACGTTATGCTGAAAAGGCGCTGGCGCTGGATCCCGGTCATTTCGAAAATCTCTACCGCTTTGCCACGCTTTTGCTGCGCACGGGGTATCCCCGGGATGCCGTGTATTTTCTGCAGGAAGCGTTTCGGCGCAATCCACACCATCGGGGTGTCAACTACAACTTGGGGCGCGCACTGATGCTGCTAGGAGAACGCAAGGCCGCTCAGTTCTATCTGGAACGGGCGCGCCAACTGGAAGAAGTGACCTCCAAGCTGGAAGACGCCAAGATGGCGGCCTATCAGTATCCGCGCAATCCCAGACGTTGGGCAGAACTGGCCGCGCTCTACGTGCAGACCGGTGACTACCTGGAAGCCCGTAAGGCGCTGGATGCCGCGCTGTTTCTGGATCCGGACAACCTGGCGCTGCAGAACGACCGGGCCAATCTGGCGTTACTCCTGGGCGATACGCTCGATGCGGTGCGGCGCTACTATCAGTTGCTACAGCGCGACTCGACGCTGGCCGACGTGTGGCTGAACCTGGGCGTCGTGTTGGCTGCGCAGCAGCAGTACGACGCCGCCCGAAGGGCCTGGCTCCAGGCCTTGCGCTACCGCCCGAATGATGATACCTTGCGGCGGTATCTGGCCGAACTGGAACGGCGACGTGGTTCCTGA